From Streptomyces asiaticus, one genomic window encodes:
- a CDS encoding sigma-70 family RNA polymerase sigma factor: MTNDAPPRWDRRMQQRLARGEAAALAELYDRFASLVHTLAHRVLEDDTGADRVTREVFGYVWENPDAYDPQQGSLRAWIAMLTQRQAVHRLRASQTASACGDTLTGDALEERIREASVAARADYIVTSMPAPLRAALELAYFDRRDYRQAAAALGVTEDEARRRLRLGLQLLSTAHVQPPRTVSPPGYGRAL, encoded by the coding sequence ATGACGAACGACGCACCGCCCCGCTGGGACCGCAGGATGCAACAGCGGCTGGCACGCGGCGAAGCGGCCGCACTCGCCGAGCTCTATGACCGTTTCGCCTCGCTTGTCCACACTTTGGCGCATCGGGTCCTCGAGGACGACACCGGTGCCGACCGCGTCACCCGGGAAGTCTTCGGCTACGTCTGGGAGAACCCGGACGCGTACGACCCCCAGCAGGGCTCGCTGCGCGCCTGGATCGCCATGCTCACCCAGCGTCAGGCGGTGCACCGGCTACGCGCGTCGCAGACCGCCTCGGCCTGCGGGGACACCCTCACGGGCGATGCCCTGGAGGAGCGGATCCGCGAGGCGTCCGTGGCCGCCCGCGCCGACTACATCGTCACGTCGATGCCCGCCCCGCTGCGCGCCGCCCTGGAACTCGCCTACTTCGACCGCCGCGACTACCGGCAGGCCGCGGCCGCCCTCGGGGTGACCGAGGACGAGGCCAGGCGCCGCCTCCGGCTGGGCCTCCAGCTGCTGTCCACGGCCCATGTCCAGCCGCCCCGCACGGTCTCGCCTCCCGGCTACGGGCGGGCGCTGTGA
- a CDS encoding STAS domain-containing protein produces MEDRRGEWVVLQVSGEMDLVTSPAVRQHVHDAVAEGRHWLVLDLSEVRFCDSSGVGVLIAARRLMRSCSGRLRLILPPQDAAHGSHVHRVLAALGVRRLFDVYPDLGAATELDEDGEDAVDSLSA; encoded by the coding sequence ATGGAGGACCGGCGGGGGGAGTGGGTCGTTCTCCAGGTCTCGGGAGAAATGGACCTGGTGACCTCGCCCGCAGTCCGGCAGCACGTCCACGACGCGGTCGCCGAGGGCCGCCATTGGCTGGTTCTGGATCTCTCGGAGGTCCGGTTCTGCGACTCCAGCGGGGTCGGTGTACTGATCGCGGCGCGTCGGCTGATGCGGTCGTGCTCGGGCCGGCTGCGGCTGATCCTGCCGCCGCAGGACGCCGCGCACGGTTCGCATGTGCACCGGGTGCTGGCGGCCCTGGGAGTGCGGCGGCTGTTCGACGTCTACCCCGATCTGGGGGCGGCCACGGAGCTGGACGAGGACGGCGAGGACGCGGTCGACTCCCTGTCGGCCTGA
- a CDS encoding SCO4402 family protein yields the protein MGAMPANDMPWWRWRTNVRSALHMLSDPVFQQECWLAGQPGYGDVTDAVYRLVEDTWLDNWSAEKYVGTIFRDSQEAALVDVAVLRVLRIMHQAGADAPVSAYLEHHGWPEAVRAAREAHVRLATNDGEDPDTPPRTLEVLAIMTQAV from the coding sequence ATGGGGGCCATGCCTGCCAACGACATGCCTTGGTGGCGCTGGCGCACCAATGTGCGCTCGGCGCTGCATATGCTCTCGGACCCCGTATTCCAGCAGGAGTGCTGGCTGGCCGGCCAGCCTGGGTACGGGGATGTGACGGACGCCGTCTACCGGCTGGTCGAGGACACCTGGCTGGACAACTGGTCCGCCGAGAAGTACGTCGGCACGATCTTCCGTGACTCGCAGGAGGCGGCGCTGGTCGATGTCGCCGTGCTGCGGGTGCTGAGGATCATGCACCAGGCGGGCGCGGACGCCCCCGTCTCGGCGTACCTCGAGCACCATGGCTGGCCGGAGGCCGTACGGGCGGCCCGCGAGGCCCATGTGCGGCTGGCCACCAACGACGGCGAGGATCCGGACACCCCACCGCGCACCCTCGAAGTACTGGCGATCATGACGCAGGCGGTCTGA
- a CDS encoding ABC transporter substrate-binding protein, which translates to MTGRRRPSSRPFRAAVAALCTAVGASLLSGCGAVLSNKSDSDPITVMTWAPEGTKATNMPGMPAMAKAFARWVNDSGGIHGRKLEVVTCNERNDAVQAAGCAQRAKEDKAVAVVGSYSQYGRSFISPLEVAGIPYIGGYGLTQEEFDSPYSYPVNGGQAALLVGNGRQLASRCARTALVRPDTIAGDELPQLLNTGLRAGNRADAHDVRAPEGAGDYSKQATTALEGVGADSSLGGAGQGAALDNSCVTAALGNRTGTFFDSFRRVQENHPRVRIASILGGVRQSLIDSTGGTSSPLEGTYATGWYPAGDDPRWNPMKKVINKYAFDDNRIDPDDPGTQTTWIGYTVLRSVLMSLHADDISARTVRNALDNGHAVNTGGLTPTLRWGYDDTLHVPNYSRIVNADVTYQMVRDGRLVAVRKGFVNVSKILERYHPAD; encoded by the coding sequence ATGACCGGACGGCGACGCCCCTCCTCCCGCCCCTTCCGAGCCGCCGTGGCGGCACTGTGTACGGCGGTCGGCGCGTCGCTGCTGTCCGGCTGCGGCGCGGTGCTGTCGAACAAGAGCGACAGCGACCCCATCACCGTCATGACCTGGGCCCCAGAGGGCACCAAAGCGACCAATATGCCGGGAATGCCCGCCATGGCGAAGGCATTTGCCCGCTGGGTCAACGACTCCGGCGGCATTCACGGCCGCAAGCTCGAGGTCGTCACCTGCAACGAGCGCAACGACGCCGTCCAGGCCGCCGGCTGCGCCCAGCGGGCCAAGGAGGACAAGGCCGTCGCGGTGGTCGGCTCGTACAGCCAGTACGGCCGGTCCTTCATCTCCCCGCTGGAGGTCGCCGGCATCCCCTACATAGGCGGCTACGGGCTGACGCAGGAGGAGTTCGACAGCCCGTACTCCTACCCGGTCAACGGCGGCCAGGCGGCCCTGCTGGTGGGCAACGGGCGCCAGCTGGCCTCCCGCTGCGCGCGCACCGCGCTGGTGCGCCCCGACACCATCGCGGGCGACGAACTCCCCCAGCTCCTCAACACCGGCCTCAGGGCGGGCAATCGCGCCGACGCCCATGACGTCCGCGCCCCCGAGGGCGCGGGCGACTACAGCAAGCAGGCCACCACGGCCCTGGAGGGCGTCGGCGCCGACAGCTCCCTCGGCGGCGCCGGCCAGGGCGCGGCCCTGGACAACTCCTGCGTCACCGCGGCGCTCGGCAACCGCACCGGCACCTTCTTCGACTCCTTCCGCCGGGTCCAGGAGAACCATCCCAGGGTGCGGATAGCCTCCATCCTCGGCGGCGTCCGGCAATCCCTGATCGACTCCACCGGCGGCACCTCCAGCCCCCTGGAGGGCACCTACGCCACCGGCTGGTACCCGGCCGGGGACGATCCGCGCTGGAACCCCATGAAGAAGGTCATCAACAAGTACGCCTTCGACGACAACCGCATCGACCCGGACGACCCCGGGACGCAGACCACCTGGATCGGCTACACGGTGCTGCGCTCGGTGCTGATGTCCCTGCACGCCGACGACATCAGCGCCCGCACCGTGCGCAACGCGCTGGACAACGGCCACGCGGTCAACACCGGCGGGCTGACGCCCACGCTGCGCTGGGGCTACGACGACACGCTGCACGTGCCCAACTACTCGCGGATCGTCAACGCGGACGTCACCTACCAGATGGTGCGCGACGGCCGGCTGGTGGCGGTGCGCAAGGGCTTCGTCAACGTGTCCAAGATCCTGGAGCGCTACCACCCGGCGGACTGA
- a CDS encoding zf-HC2 domain-containing protein, with translation MEPEPEPEPGPEPRPEPRPAPEPPASPAPPASAALPAPAVTGAPPAPPMPPAAPAPPAPPLAAPTPSAAHPLSHDLLRSLLGAWALTACSQEETSAVEAHLNHCPSCAEEALRLRDAVGLLHTEHSLDLDPMLRSRVLAGCLGRRPARIPMPGWAGAYDAEAARLDALLRDMGEAEWRAPVRLKWFDGRRLTGRDTTVAGVIGHLMVVDGIVAASLGLPDPMGAAAPGSPLARTEAYWHHEPGAAYGAGPPGAVRELWREQGHALVRTVSFAGRGVAELDVEYGDFALPIRDAFLDRALECWVHAGDIAEAIDYPYEPPASAHLKAMIDLCARLLPGTLAERRRAGLAAPPRRLVEAGTPGRTLHLQVEGTGGGDWYIPLDSPAATAAPEEAVATIALDQEAFYLLASGHVPPQEAAAGLSGDTEAIRDVLFATASLSRL, from the coding sequence CTGGAACCAGAACCGGAACCGGAGCCGGGCCCAGAGCCGCGCCCAGAGCCGCGTCCGGCCCCGGAACCACCCGCCTCCCCGGCACCACCCGCCTCCGCGGCACTGCCCGCGCCCGCGGTCACGGGCGCCCCACCGGCCCCGCCCATGCCACCGGCCGCGCCCGCCCCACCGGCCCCGCCCCTGGCGGCGCCCACCCCCTCCGCGGCCCATCCGCTCTCGCACGATCTGCTCCGCTCGCTGCTCGGCGCCTGGGCGCTCACCGCGTGCTCGCAGGAGGAGACCTCCGCCGTCGAGGCGCATCTCAACCACTGCCCCTCCTGCGCCGAGGAGGCGCTGCGGCTGCGTGACGCCGTCGGGCTGCTGCACACCGAGCACAGCCTGGACCTCGACCCGATGCTGCGCTCCCGGGTGCTCGCGGGCTGTCTGGGCCGCCGCCCGGCCCGGATACCCATGCCCGGCTGGGCCGGTGCCTACGACGCCGAGGCCGCCCGGCTGGACGCGCTGCTGCGCGACATGGGCGAGGCCGAGTGGCGTGCGCCGGTGCGGCTCAAGTGGTTCGACGGGCGACGGCTCACCGGCCGGGACACCACCGTCGCCGGGGTGATCGGCCATCTGATGGTCGTGGACGGCATCGTCGCCGCCTCCCTCGGCCTCCCGGACCCGATGGGCGCCGCCGCCCCCGGCTCACCCCTGGCCCGTACGGAGGCGTACTGGCACCACGAGCCCGGCGCCGCGTACGGGGCCGGTCCGCCCGGGGCGGTACGGGAGTTGTGGCGCGAGCAGGGCCATGCCCTGGTCCGTACGGTGTCCTTCGCCGGCCGCGGGGTCGCCGAGCTCGATGTGGAGTACGGGGACTTCGCGCTGCCGATCCGCGACGCGTTCCTCGACCGTGCCCTGGAGTGCTGGGTGCACGCCGGGGACATCGCCGAGGCCATCGACTACCCCTATGAACCACCGGCCTCGGCCCATCTCAAGGCCATGATCGACCTGTGTGCCCGGCTGCTTCCGGGGACGCTGGCCGAGCGGCGCCGGGCCGGGCTCGCGGCCCCGCCCCGCCGGCTGGTCGAGGCGGGCACCCCGGGCCGTACGCTCCATCTCCAGGTGGAGGGCACGGGCGGCGGCGACTGGTACATCCCGCTGGACTCCCCGGCGGCGACGGCCGCGCCGGAGGAGGCGGTGGCGACGATCGCGCTGGACCAGGAGGCGTTCTATCTGCTGGCGTCCGGGCATGTGCCGCCGCAGGAGGCGGCGGCGGGCCTGTCCGGGGACACCGAGGCGATCCGGGATGTGCTCTTCGCCACAGCGTCCCTGTCCCGCCTCTGA
- the purU gene encoding formyltetrahydrofolate deformylase yields MSESHPVPDQYILTLSCPDKQGIVHAVSSYLFMTGCNIEDSQQFGDRDTGLFFMRVAFRAVSPVKVADLRASFAAVGESFRMDWEIHRADEKMRILLMVSKFGHCLNDLLFRSRIGALPVEIAAVVSNHTDFRELVGSYGIPFHHIPVTKDTKREAEARLLDLVRAEHVELVVLARYMQVLSDDLCKELSGRIINIHHSFLPSFKGAKPYHQAHARGVKLIGATAHYVTADLDEGPIIEQEVERVGHGLTPDQLVAVGRDVECQALARAVKWHSERRVLLNGHRTVVFD; encoded by the coding sequence ATGAGCGAGTCGCATCCCGTCCCCGACCAGTACATCCTGACGCTGTCCTGCCCGGACAAGCAGGGGATCGTGCACGCCGTGTCGAGCTATCTGTTCATGACCGGCTGCAACATCGAGGACAGTCAGCAGTTCGGGGACCGTGACACGGGACTCTTCTTCATGCGGGTGGCCTTCCGGGCCGTCTCGCCGGTGAAGGTGGCGGATCTGCGGGCCAGCTTCGCGGCGGTCGGCGAGTCCTTCCGGATGGACTGGGAGATCCATCGCGCCGACGAGAAGATGCGCATCCTGCTCATGGTCAGCAAGTTCGGGCACTGCCTGAACGATCTTCTCTTCCGGTCGCGGATCGGCGCGCTGCCGGTCGAGATCGCCGCGGTGGTCTCCAACCACACCGACTTCCGGGAGCTGGTGGGCTCCTACGGGATTCCGTTCCACCACATCCCCGTGACGAAGGACACCAAGCGGGAGGCCGAGGCCCGGCTGCTGGACCTGGTGCGCGCGGAGCATGTGGAACTGGTGGTGCTGGCCCGCTATATGCAGGTGCTCTCCGACGACCTGTGCAAGGAGCTGTCGGGCCGGATCATCAACATCCACCACAGCTTCCTGCCGAGCTTCAAGGGCGCCAAGCCGTACCACCAGGCGCATGCGCGCGGGGTCAAGCTGATCGGGGCCACCGCCCACTATGTGACCGCCGATCTGGACGAGGGCCCGATCATCGAGCAGGAGGTCGAGCGCGTCGGCCATGGGCTCACCCCGGACCAGCTGGTGGCGGTCGGCCGCGATGTGGAGTGCCAGGCGCTGGCCCGCGCCGTGAAGTGGCACAGCGAGCGCCGGGTGCTGCTCAACGGGCACCGTACGGTCGTCTTCGACTGA
- a CDS encoding response regulator has product MIRVAVVDDEALVRSGLRLILGTAPDIEVVAECSGASAVDTVLGSKADVVLLDIRMPDADGLSVLRQLRAAPASPAVAMLTTFDVQEYLAAALRAGAAGFLLKDTDPEQLVRAVRTLAEGGSVLDPAVTRAVIGGYLAAEAEATAAEAVEALTPREREVLTLLGEGLANPQIAERMGLAPSTVKDHVRAVLGKLGGLNRVQAAIVADRAGLVTSRPPIGGPR; this is encoded by the coding sequence GTGATCCGTGTGGCTGTGGTGGACGACGAGGCGCTCGTACGATCCGGTCTGCGACTGATCCTGGGCACGGCCCCGGACATCGAGGTGGTCGCCGAATGTTCCGGAGCCTCCGCGGTGGACACGGTGCTGGGCAGCAAGGCCGATGTGGTGCTGCTCGACATCCGGATGCCGGACGCCGACGGGCTCAGCGTCCTCAGACAGTTGCGGGCCGCGCCCGCCTCCCCCGCCGTGGCGATGCTGACGACCTTCGACGTCCAGGAGTACCTGGCGGCCGCGCTGCGCGCCGGAGCCGCGGGCTTCCTCCTCAAGGACACCGATCCGGAGCAGCTCGTACGGGCCGTGCGCACGCTCGCCGAGGGCGGCAGCGTGCTCGACCCGGCCGTCACCCGCGCCGTGATCGGCGGCTATCTCGCCGCCGAGGCGGAGGCGACGGCCGCCGAGGCCGTCGAGGCGCTCACCCCGCGCGAGCGCGAGGTGCTGACGCTGCTGGGCGAGGGGCTCGCCAATCCGCAGATCGCCGAGCGGATGGGGCTGGCGCCCAGCACCGTCAAGGACCATGTACGGGCGGTGCTCGGCAAGCTGGGCGGGCTCAACCGCGTCCAGGCGGCGATCGTCGCCGACCGCGCCGGGCTCGTCACCAGCCGTCCGCCGATAGGTGGCCCCCGATGA
- a CDS encoding helix-turn-helix domain-containing protein: MADRSAGDGRTAGTVTGAAGAESSAELGRRVLRLRTERGFTQRQLAEPAYTAAYVSTLEAGKVRPSEAALRHLADRLGVSYEELTTGRSPRDATRLRAAVTDARRALATGAAEDAAVLFAEVRDEAERLGFAEERSAALLGLGDCALETGDLTVARDHFEAVERLLAGEPLPRRIPAIRGRAVAHLLAGELRYSCYLLESSIDELNASGLHDPYALLLLYTAAIAPYMDMGAHARAVRAAELALALAPSVDDPGLIARMHRGVARTLIAEGRTAEADASLAKAQELYEQLRIHTDLAHCHWMRGYVHAQDGNLERAERELRTARDMLASKRAALFTVQVEVELADVLRRRGRTAEAEALLLPLLARTPAAGAADTAGEPDAAPGEARPGEAGLTADRGAVHAGGAHRLLGLIADERGDAEAAEEHYCAALSLLERTGAAGDLADLCRLLGDLLRREGRLEAAMDAYRTGLGHRAAPGTTTLGPAPAEPPM, translated from the coding sequence GTGGCCGACAGAAGTGCCGGTGACGGGCGCACGGCGGGAACGGTGACGGGGGCGGCCGGGGCGGAGTCGTCCGCCGAGCTAGGGCGCAGGGTGCTCAGACTGCGTACCGAACGCGGCTTCACCCAGCGGCAGCTGGCCGAGCCCGCGTACACCGCCGCCTATGTCTCCACCCTCGAGGCCGGGAAGGTGCGCCCCTCCGAGGCCGCGCTGCGCCATCTCGCGGACCGGCTCGGCGTCAGCTACGAGGAGCTGACCACCGGCCGCTCACCCCGCGACGCCACCCGGCTGCGGGCCGCCGTCACCGACGCCCGGCGGGCGCTGGCGACCGGCGCCGCCGAGGACGCCGCCGTGCTGTTCGCGGAGGTGCGCGACGAGGCGGAGCGGCTCGGGTTCGCCGAGGAGCGCTCGGCGGCCCTGCTGGGGCTCGGCGACTGCGCGCTGGAGACCGGTGACCTCACCGTCGCCCGGGACCACTTCGAGGCCGTGGAGCGGCTGCTCGCCGGGGAACCGCTGCCCCGCCGGATCCCGGCGATCCGCGGCCGGGCCGTGGCCCATCTCCTCGCGGGCGAACTGCGCTACTCCTGCTATCTGCTGGAGAGCTCCATCGACGAGCTCAACGCCTCGGGGCTGCACGACCCGTACGCGCTGCTGCTGCTCTATACGGCGGCCATCGCGCCCTATATGGACATGGGGGCGCACGCCCGTGCCGTACGCGCCGCCGAGTTGGCGCTCGCGCTGGCGCCGAGCGTGGACGACCCGGGGCTCATCGCCCGGATGCACCGCGGCGTGGCCCGCACCCTGATCGCCGAGGGGCGGACGGCCGAGGCCGACGCCTCCCTGGCCAAGGCGCAGGAGCTGTACGAGCAGCTGCGCATCCACACCGACCTGGCCCACTGCCACTGGATGCGCGGCTATGTGCACGCCCAGGACGGCAATCTGGAGCGCGCCGAGCGCGAACTGCGCACCGCCCGGGACATGCTGGCCTCCAAACGGGCCGCGCTGTTCACCGTGCAGGTGGAGGTCGAGCTGGCGGATGTGCTGCGCCGTCGCGGCCGTACGGCGGAGGCGGAGGCCCTGCTGCTGCCGCTGCTGGCACGCACCCCCGCCGCGGGGGCCGCGGACACCGCCGGAGAGCCGGACGCGGCGCCCGGTGAGGCCAGGCCGGGCGAGGCCGGGCTGACCGCCGACCGCGGCGCGGTCCACGCGGGCGGCGCCCACCGGCTGCTGGGCCTGATCGCGGACGAACGGGGCGACGCCGAGGCCGCGGAGGAGCACTACTGCGCGGCGCTGTCCCTGCTCGAACGCACCGGCGCCGCCGGTGATCTGGCCGACCTCTGCCGGCTGCTGGGCGATCTGCTCCGCCGGGAGGGCCGCCTGGAGGCCGCGATGGACGCCTACCGCACCGGGCTCGGCCATCGCGCCGCGCCCGGCACCACCACCCTGGGCCCGGCCCCCGCCGAGCCCCCCATGTGA
- a CDS encoding histidine kinase yields the protein MRWGSLIVPVLLAVADALLVNGVTFGLELNVSLVAAAALLVRRKLPALVFLVTLPGILIGYVWFAPMIALYTVARLRPDRRLLGVSALLLAAAHFIPWPVSDFEPTAYRENTLTLIDACVTSVGPIALGLLVRTRGELAARIEDLTRSRRRADELIAEQVLSTERARLAREMHDVVAHQVSLISLQAGAVQISAEDAKAREGARTIRELSVRTLDELRHMVGILRAAGGDHEELTPQPRLADLPRLIELSALDVSFETDSATQRPGHSEAVERAAFRIVQEALTNVRKHAPGARVTVRVNDAQAEGPEAADGPGGDREEVRGTAQEAAPGAARGAAHKTAPGAVRGAAHQTAPGAAHAAPGTAHAAEETRGLRVEVRNGPPDASAVAPGLPGGGHGLVGLRERAQLLGGTLEAGPTEEGGFVVRADFPQTPRVTGPAA from the coding sequence ATGCGCTGGGGCTCGCTGATCGTCCCCGTCCTGCTCGCGGTCGCCGACGCGCTGCTCGTCAACGGCGTCACCTTCGGCCTCGAGCTCAACGTCTCGCTGGTGGCGGCGGCCGCGCTGCTGGTGCGCCGGAAACTGCCCGCGCTGGTCTTCCTGGTGACGCTGCCGGGGATCCTCATCGGCTACGTCTGGTTCGCGCCGATGATCGCCCTCTACACGGTGGCCCGGCTCCGCCCCGACCGGCGGCTGCTGGGGGTCTCCGCGCTGCTGCTGGCCGCCGCGCACTTCATCCCCTGGCCGGTCTCCGACTTCGAGCCGACCGCGTACCGGGAGAACACCCTCACGCTGATCGACGCGTGTGTGACCTCGGTGGGGCCCATCGCGCTGGGCCTCCTGGTGCGTACGCGCGGGGAACTCGCCGCCCGGATCGAGGACCTGACCCGCAGCCGCCGCCGCGCGGACGAGCTGATCGCCGAGCAGGTGCTGTCCACCGAACGCGCCCGGCTCGCCCGCGAGATGCACGACGTGGTCGCCCATCAGGTCAGCCTCATCAGCCTCCAGGCCGGTGCGGTGCAGATCAGCGCGGAGGACGCGAAGGCGCGGGAGGGCGCGCGGACCATCCGCGAGCTGTCCGTGCGGACCCTGGACGAACTCCGCCATATGGTCGGCATCCTGCGCGCGGCGGGCGGCGACCACGAGGAGCTGACCCCGCAGCCCCGGCTGGCCGACCTGCCCCGGCTGATCGAACTCAGCGCGCTGGACGTCAGCTTCGAGACGGACAGCGCGACCCAGCGGCCGGGCCACTCGGAGGCGGTGGAACGTGCCGCCTTCCGCATCGTCCAGGAGGCGCTCACCAACGTCCGCAAGCACGCGCCGGGGGCGCGGGTGACGGTACGGGTCAACGACGCGCAGGCGGAGGGACCGGAGGCGGCGGACGGCCCGGGAGGGGATCGCGAGGAGGTTCGGGGAACGGCTCAGGAGGCGGCACCCGGGGCGGCCCGGGGAGCGGCACACAAGACGGCGCCCGGGGCGGTCCGGGGAGCGGCACATCAGACGGCACCGGGGGCGGCTCACGCGGCGCCCGGGACGGCTCACGCGGCGGAGGAGACGCGGGGCCTGCGGGTCGAGGTGCGCAACGGCCCGCCCGACGCCTCCGCCGTGGCCCCTGGGCTGCCGGGCGGCGGTCACGGTCTGGTCGGGCTGCGGGAGCGCGCACAGTTGCTGGGCGGCACGCTGGAGGCCGGGCCCACGGAGGAGGGCGGCTTCGTCGTACGGGCCGACTTCCCCCAGACCCCGCGCGTCACGGGCCCGGCGGCATGA
- a CDS encoding alpha/beta fold hydrolase: protein MQQASTAVPAGPGAVTTVRQPELLLADYHFDVPLDHKAPEGELIRLYAREVVAAGKSAAERERLPWLLYLQGGPGCGADRPVGRSGWLDRALDEYRVLLLDQRGTGRSTPANRQTLPLRGGPEEQAAYLSHFRADAIVRDCELIRHRLMGDRPWTVLGQSFGGFCAVSYLSHAPEGLDAVLLAGGLPAIDPGTDVDAVYRTAYPRMERKTLAHYARYPRDADAVRALVRHLTDHEEVLTDGTRLTVPALQQLGFLLGAGDGSHRLHYLLEDAFVPTADGPRLSDAFREQVAAVLSRAATPLFSLLLESTYAQDGRATDWAAERVRAEFPAFDAGKAVAEDRPVLLTGETVHPWMLDTHAALRPLARTAELLAARTGWGPLYDTERLARNTVPVAAVIYHDDLYVDTEHSLATARAIRGLRTWVTDEFEHDGIRAGGRRVLDRLLRLARDGRG from the coding sequence ATGCAGCAGGCAAGCACAGCGGTACCGGCCGGGCCGGGCGCCGTGACGACCGTCCGTCAGCCGGAACTGCTCCTCGCCGACTATCACTTCGACGTACCGCTCGACCATAAGGCTCCCGAGGGCGAGCTGATCCGGCTTTACGCACGAGAGGTCGTTGCCGCGGGCAAATCCGCCGCCGAGCGCGAGCGGCTCCCCTGGCTGCTCTACCTCCAGGGCGGACCCGGCTGCGGCGCGGACCGCCCGGTGGGCCGCTCCGGCTGGCTGGACCGCGCGCTGGACGAATACCGCGTGCTCCTGCTCGACCAGCGCGGCACCGGCCGCTCCACCCCGGCCAACCGCCAGACGCTGCCGCTGCGCGGCGGACCCGAGGAGCAGGCCGCGTACCTCTCCCACTTCCGCGCCGACGCGATCGTCCGCGACTGCGAGCTGATCCGGCACCGGCTGATGGGGGACCGCCCGTGGACCGTGCTCGGCCAGAGCTTCGGCGGCTTCTGCGCCGTGAGCTATCTGTCCCACGCGCCCGAGGGGCTGGACGCGGTGCTGCTGGCCGGCGGACTGCCCGCGATCGACCCCGGCACCGACGTGGACGCCGTCTACCGGACGGCCTATCCGCGGATGGAGCGCAAGACCCTCGCCCACTACGCCCGCTATCCGCGGGACGCGGACGCCGTCCGGGCCCTGGTGCGGCATCTGACCGACCACGAGGAGGTCCTGACGGACGGGACCCGGCTCACCGTCCCCGCTCTCCAGCAGCTCGGCTTCCTGCTCGGCGCCGGCGACGGCTCACACCGGCTGCACTACCTCCTGGAGGACGCGTTCGTGCCCACCGCCGACGGGCCGCGGCTGAGCGACGCCTTCCGCGAGCAGGTGGCGGCCGTCCTCTCGCGCGCCGCCACCCCGCTCTTCAGCCTCCTGCTGGAGTCGACCTACGCCCAGGACGGCCGGGCCACCGACTGGGCCGCGGAGCGGGTCCGCGCCGAATTCCCCGCGTTCGACGCCGGTAAGGCGGTCGCGGAGGACCGTCCGGTGCTCCTTACGGGCGAGACGGTGCACCCCTGGATGCTCGACACCCACGCGGCGCTGCGCCCGCTCGCCCGCACCGCCGAACTGCTCGCCGCGCGCACCGGCTGGGGCCCGTTGTACGACACCGAGCGGCTGGCCCGTAACACCGTGCCGGTGGCCGCCGTGATCTACCACGACGACCTGTACGTGGACACGGAGCACTCCCTGGCCACCGCGCGGGCGATCCGGGGTCTGCGCACCTGGGTGACGGACGAGTTCGAGCACGACGGGATCCGGGCCGGGGGCCGCCGGGTGCTGGACCGGCTTCTGCGGCTGGCGCGTGACGGGAGGGGGTGA